One Candidatus Omnitrophota bacterium genomic window, TTTGGGCATGTGTTCTCTCACATTTTGAAAAGCAATGTACTTGAACGGTGTTTTGCATTCCGGACATTCCTTCACGTCCACTTTCAGGTCCATTTTTTTGCAATGAGCACAGGTCCCGGACAAGGCCCCGTAAGTGAGCAAATGGGTCTTCACCTCGTCCAAATAAAATTTCTTATAAATGCGCAGGAACCGTTCGGACATATCGCGGATTATAACACCGTCGCCTTTAGGACAACAGTTTTTCTTTCAGGTCATCCGGGATGGGCACTGGCTTGAATTCGGTGTTCAGGCAGACCAGGGACACTTCGGCTTCGAGGATCAGGCGGCCATCTTTCTTGTCATGGATGGTTTGGTGAAAGACCAGTTGCGCGCTCGTGGCTTTCGTTAACTTGGCCGAGCACAATAAAACATCCCCATAACGCGCCGGCGAACGGTAGGTCACATTGCACTGGCGCACGGCATAGCCGAGCCCGCGTTCCTTGAACATCTGGACACTAAGGCCCCTGGTCTCCAAAAACTCCGTGCGGGCTTCTTCTAAATAACACAGGTATTGAGCGTAATAAACGATCCCGCCGGCGTCTGTATCATGATAGTAAATTCGTTTTTCCATAAGGGCAGTAAAGGTAGCACCTGCCTTCTTTAAAGAAGGCAGGTGCTACCTTTACCTTAGTTTAACAAAGCAAGTCGCTGATATCGACATAATTCTGCAAACTTAATGTCTCCGGACGGGCCTTGGGTGACAGGTCCAGCCGGGTCAGGACAGCGGACAATCTCTCTTTATCCGCCAGCGGAGATAAAGCATTCACAATAGTCTTGCGCCGCTGGGTGAAGGCCGTGCGGATCATGGTGAACATTTTTGGTTCATCCTTGGGATGATAAATGGCTTTGGGATGAAAGGCAAGGTGGACAAAACACGAATCCACCTTCGGCGGTGGAGTAAAACAGGTGTTCTTGATCTTAAATAAGACCTTAACCTCAGCGTAATACTGGACAAAACAACTCAAAGAACCGTAATCCTTTCCTCCCGGCCTGGCGGCCAGACGTTCGCCGAATTCTTTCTGCACCGTCAGGAATGCTTCTGTAATATGCGCGCGATGTTCCAGCAAATGTTCGATAATGGGCGTTGAAATGTAATACGGGATGTTGCCGACGATCTTGACAGGCGCCGGTACCCCTTTGAAGTCCCAATTCAAGAAATCCGCGTGAATGATATGGACAGGACCGCCGTCAAATTCCGCATGCAGGGCGGGTAGCAGGTTTCTGTCATACTCAACGGCATACAAAGTTTTCAGACGCGCTGCAAGCAAACGCGTCAAAGAGCCCTTCCCCGGCCCGATCTCAACAATAGTGTCCTGCGGCGTGAAGGTACCGGCCTCAACGATCTTGTGCAAAACCCTTTGGTCATTGAGGAAATTCTGCCCCAGAGGCGCTTTCATGAAAGTTCACAGGCGAGTTGGATGGCGGCGATCATTGAGGACGGATCCGCGATGCCCTGTCCGGCAATATCAAACGCGGTACCGTGCACCGGGGAGGTGCGCACAAAAGGCAGGCCGGCGGTAAAGTTAACCAATTCTTTAAAATACATACCCTTGACCGGAGCCAGTCCCTGGTCATGATACATGGCCACAATACCGTCGAAGCCTTTATCGTGACAAAAAAATGTATCCGCCGGAAAAGGGCCCTGCGCCTTAATGCCCCGCTGTCGGGCCAAACGGATGGCCGGCAATATCGCGCGAAGATCTTCATGTCCCAGCAAACCGCCCTCCCCGGCATGGGGATTTAAGCCCAAAACAGCGATGCGGGGATTGCGAATGTGAAAATGCCGCTTCAACGTTTCATCCATCAACGTTATGGAATTCAGGACCGCTTTCTTGGTGATCAGAGCAGGAACGTTTTTTAGCGGAACATGACGCGTGACCAGGGAAATACGCACGCGGGGCGAAACAAACATCATGTCAAAGCGCTTGACGCCAAAGGCCCGGGCCAGGTATTCCGTGTGCCCGCGGAAATCCTTTTGGTAACGGCTGACCGCTTCCTTGGACAAGGGCGCCGTGACCAGGGCGTCGACTATACCGCCTTTGACCAAGGCCACCGCCCTCTCCAAGGACTTTAAAGCGCCTTCCCCCGGTGTCCGGTAAGCAATGTCAACGACCTCAACGGGAATGCCTTTGAAAAGTTTCTGACTGCCGACGAGCACGAACGCGGCGTAGGACGGGAAACGGCCTTTTTTTAAGGCCTTGCGGATGACCTCCGGCCCAATGCCTGAAGGGTCGCCCATGGTGATGCCGATGACCTTAACCGCGGACTTCGACATAGGATTTTTTACGCAGTTTATCGATCCATTCCTTGAACTTCTTCTGGAATACCTCATCGTAAAGCCGGTTGTAGATGTCGTTCTTGGCCTCGACCAGCGAGGCCTTATGCCCGGGAGAAATGCCCGTCACTTTGAAAACATAAACCCCGGCCTCAACTTCCACGGGCCTGGAGACCTCGTCCAATTTAAGGCCGAAAACGACTTTCTCGACCGCTGGGACCATCTGCCCCTCTTCGATGGCGCCGACAGAAGAAAGTTCGGAATATTCCTGACGCAGTTTCTCAAAATCCTCACCGGCCACAAGACGGGAATGGGCTTCCATCGCCTGTTTGCGGGCCTCGTCTTTGCCTTTATCAAAAGAAATGTAAATGGACTGCAGATTATACCTGGTCTTACGCACAAAATCATCCTGGTGCGCTTCGTAATATTTGGTCACGTCCTGCGGATTGACGAATATTTTTTGTTTAACCTCAATGTCCACGATATAATGCGCTTTCATCTGATTGATGGCTTTATTCTTCAGGTCGGTGATGGTCATACCCTGGGTGCTGAGGGCCGCCACAAACGCATCTTCATTGGAATAACGGTCTTTGATCTCTTTTAAGCGCTTGTTCACCGCTTCCTGCCTTATCTCCAGCCCCTTTTCGTTCGCCGCGGCCATGATCAACCTGTCCTCAATGAGTTGATTGACGCCCTTTTGCTCGTAGGTGGCCATGATCTCATTGATCTCCTGCGCGCTTTTGTTCTCCACCTTTAACTGCCGGTAAATGCTGCCGATATAATCGCGCAAATCTTTGAGGGTGATGGCCTCGCTGTTGACGATGGCGATGATGGTGTCATTGAGCGGCGCGGCCATGGCCGTGACCGTAGGAATGAAAAACGCGAAGGTTAAAATGGATCTAAACGCGGGCGAGCGTAGGTTCATTGGTCTTTGGCTCCAGTTCTTTTTTGAGATGTTCGATGGATTCTTTTAAAAGCCGGCAATACAGGTCAAAACCGATGGATGTGATGAACCCGTGCTGTTGGGTGCCCAGCAAATTGCCCGCCCCCCGGATCTGCAAGTCGTTAAAAGCAATATGGAACCCCGCGCCCAGGTCGCTGTGCTTTTCAATGGCGCGCAAACGCTGCCTGGAGACCTCCGAAAGCGTCTGTTCGGGCGGCACGACCAGATAGGTATAGGCCTGGACGTTCAAACGGCCCACCCGGCCGCGCAATTGATGCAGTTCGGCAAGGCCGAATTTGTCCGCGCGGTTGACGATGAGCGTGTTGGCCGAAGGCACGTCAATTCCCGATTCAATGATCGTCGTGCAGACCAGGACATCCACCTCATGTTTGAGGAATTTTAACATAATTTCTTCCAAAATCCTACCGGACATTTGGCCGTGGGCCACCGCGACCCGGGCCCGCGGCGCCAGACGCCGTACGAGATCCGCGATC contains:
- the pdxA gene encoding 4-hydroxythreonine-4-phosphate dehydrogenase PdxA; translation: MSKSAVKVIGITMGDPSGIGPEVIRKALKKGRFPSYAAFVLVGSQKLFKGIPVEVVDIAYRTPGEGALKSLERAVALVKGGIVDALVTAPLSKEAVSRYQKDFRGHTEYLARAFGVKRFDMMFVSPRVRISLVTRHVPLKNVPALITKKAVLNSITLMDETLKRHFHIRNPRIAVLGLNPHAGEGGLLGHEDLRAILPAIRLARQRGIKAQGPFPADTFFCHDKGFDGIVAMYHDQGLAPVKGMYFKELVNFTAGLPFVRTSPVHGTAFDIAGQGIADPSSMIAAIQLACELS
- a CDS encoding peptidyl-prolyl cis-trans isomerase — encoded protein: MNLRSPAFRSILTFAFFIPTVTAMAAPLNDTIIAIVNSEAITLKDLRDYIGSIYRQLKVENKSAQEINEIMATYEQKGVNQLIEDRLIMAAANEKGLEIRQEAVNKRLKEIKDRYSNEDAFVAALSTQGMTITDLKNKAINQMKAHYIVDIEVKQKIFVNPQDVTKYYEAHQDDFVRKTRYNLQSIYISFDKGKDEARKQAMEAHSRLVAGEDFEKLRQEYSELSSVGAIEEGQMVPAVEKVVFGLKLDEVSRPVEVEAGVYVFKVTGISPGHKASLVEAKNDIYNRLYDEVFQKKFKEWIDKLRKKSYVEVRG
- a CDS encoding YbgC/FadM family acyl-CoA thioesterase gives rise to the protein MEKRIYYHDTDAGGIVYYAQYLCYLEEARTEFLETRGLSVQMFKERGLGYAVRQCNVTYRSPARYGDVLLCSAKLTKATSAQLVFHQTIHDKKDGRLILEAEVSLVCLNTEFKPVPIPDDLKEKLLS
- the rsmA gene encoding 16S rRNA (adenine(1518)-N(6)/adenine(1519)-N(6))-dimethyltransferase RsmA produces the protein MKAPLGQNFLNDQRVLHKIVEAGTFTPQDTIVEIGPGKGSLTRLLAARLKTLYAVEYDRNLLPALHAEFDGGPVHIIHADFLNWDFKGVPAPVKIVGNIPYYISTPIIEHLLEHRAHITEAFLTVQKEFGERLAARPGGKDYGSLSCFVQYYAEVKVLFKIKNTCFTPPPKVDSCFVHLAFHPKAIYHPKDEPKMFTMIRTAFTQRRKTIVNALSPLADKERLSAVLTRLDLSPKARPETLSLQNYVDISDLLC